A region from the Nocardioides exalbidus genome encodes:
- the murJ gene encoding murein biosynthesis integral membrane protein MurJ, which yields MSDQRVLASSAVMAAGTVVSRASGYVRAALLVVALGSGIRGDLFAIANTLPNMVYILLAGGIFNAVLVPQLVRRIKEDADGGDAYASRVITLAALFLGAVTLLLVLLAPLLLRVYLDHRFLDPALSAQLESIVDLTRWCLPQVFFYGMYVLVGQVLNARGRFGPMMWAPIANNLLSVAILAAYLVSFGATGGGAEKDLALGTSAEVLLGLGSTLGIVVQFLVLVPYLRASGFGYRPRFDFRDPELGKTLSLGIWTVLFVVVTQAAYLVVVRLASGGTVDGGTGYLVYSNSLLIMMVPHAIVTVSLATAILPRLSSYAHEGRLAELGSTVGSTLRTALALVLPFAVLLPITAVDVAGVAFSWASATEAARFAPTLAVFGPALVFFTVHYFMLRGFYAMEMTRLVFFIQVAVSLTNVVVASVLVPRGSPDDTAPLLVVAYLVSYAVGAIAAFVLLRRTVGGLETPQLVRFLVRMAIVLVAAGGATWLVEHGLAGLGEYPGPLLSLVRGGASAAAGLLVVLLGARLLHVREVTGLVDAVASRLRRGA from the coding sequence ATGAGCGACCAGAGGGTCCTCGCGTCGTCCGCCGTGATGGCCGCCGGCACCGTGGTGTCGCGCGCCTCGGGCTACGTGCGCGCGGCCCTGCTGGTCGTGGCGCTCGGCTCCGGCATCCGCGGCGACCTCTTCGCGATCGCCAACACGCTGCCCAACATGGTCTACATCCTGCTGGCCGGCGGCATCTTCAACGCGGTCCTCGTCCCGCAGCTCGTGCGGCGGATCAAGGAGGACGCCGACGGCGGCGACGCCTACGCCAGCCGGGTGATCACGCTCGCGGCGCTGTTCCTCGGAGCGGTCACCCTCCTCCTGGTGCTGCTCGCACCGCTCCTGCTCCGCGTCTACCTCGACCACCGGTTCCTCGACCCCGCACTGTCCGCGCAGCTGGAGTCGATCGTCGACCTCACCCGGTGGTGCCTGCCCCAGGTGTTCTTCTACGGCATGTACGTCCTGGTCGGGCAGGTGCTCAACGCCCGCGGCCGCTTCGGGCCGATGATGTGGGCGCCGATCGCCAACAACCTGCTGTCCGTCGCGATCCTGGCGGCCTACCTGGTGTCGTTCGGGGCGACCGGTGGCGGGGCGGAGAAGGACCTGGCCCTCGGCACGAGCGCCGAGGTCCTGCTGGGACTCGGCTCGACGCTCGGCATCGTCGTGCAGTTCCTGGTCCTGGTGCCCTACCTGCGCGCATCGGGCTTCGGCTACCGACCGCGCTTCGACTTCCGCGACCCCGAGCTGGGGAAGACGCTGTCGCTCGGGATCTGGACCGTGCTGTTCGTGGTGGTCACCCAGGCGGCGTACCTCGTGGTCGTCCGGCTGGCGTCCGGCGGCACCGTCGACGGCGGCACCGGCTACCTCGTCTACTCCAACAGCCTCCTGATCATGATGGTGCCGCACGCCATCGTCACCGTCTCGCTCGCGACGGCGATCCTCCCGCGCCTGTCGTCGTACGCCCACGAGGGCCGGCTCGCCGAGCTGGGCAGCACCGTCGGCTCGACCCTGCGGACCGCGCTCGCACTGGTGCTGCCCTTCGCCGTGCTGCTGCCGATCACCGCGGTCGACGTCGCCGGCGTGGCCTTCAGCTGGGCCAGTGCGACCGAGGCGGCGCGGTTCGCCCCGACCCTCGCCGTCTTCGGCCCGGCGCTGGTGTTCTTCACCGTCCACTACTTCATGCTGCGCGGCTTCTACGCGATGGAGATGACCCGGCTGGTGTTCTTCATCCAGGTGGCCGTCTCGCTCACCAACGTCGTCGTCGCGAGCGTGCTGGTCCCGCGGGGAAGCCCCGACGACACGGCACCGCTGCTCGTCGTGGCCTACCTCGTGTCGTACGCCGTCGGGGCGATCGCCGCGTTCGTGCTGCTGCGGCGCACCGTGGGCGGGCTCGAGACCCCGCAGCTGGTGCGGTTCCTCGTGCGGATGGCGATCGTGCTGGTCGCGGCGGGCGGTGCCACCTGGCTGGTCGAGCACGGCCTCGCCGGTCTCGGCGAGTATCCCGGGCCCCTGCTGTCCCTCGTCCGCGGCGGGGCGAGCGCCGCCGCCGGGCTGCTGGTCGTGCTGCTCGGCGCCCGGCTGCTCCACGTGCGCGAGGTGACCGGCCTGGTGGACGCGGTCGCGTCTCGGCTGCGTCGCGGCGCGTAG
- a CDS encoding DUF6049 family protein — MPRPSSFRAALAGLLALGFAMVPSLAGAGGASATVTAAARATTADPLVVHLDSITAVLPRKGSVDISGTVTNVSDETFTRINLHAFSSATPIPDSRQLADAALSDPTIAVGERVTTPGTFYTVDQLAPGETASFSDSVPVGLLQATGDPGVYWIGVHALGDSTSTPRDEIADGRARTFIPARPTGNRTQEASVMLSIRSRVWFKEDGSLAGTERWARRLAPGGSLSGVLDMADSAGSTPYSFLVDPSVLVALVRLTQGNPPRNILPDPTVEGQAPSPTATPSDGETATPETLTPQAESTEEPSPEEAALAEAAQAWLDRFLLTTAGQQVLTLPFGDLDVSAAMRNDPARYDEATARSADVMTTLGVQYVPTVAPSDDVLSPEAIEALPEDTVILMGDTSFTVPPDGDSSVVRLLGHKVIVTSTGAESGGPGPTAATDPLALRQRLISEAALRAGSADPAPLVVTLPTVWRGEDAASFFDDLEQSWLELVPVSEVAAQDPTFVSSTNLAYTQEDLDAELEPSSFTAATRATDDATLLEDVLSLQTTIERQVRDEVLATLSELHRARPVLARAAADRISDSLRAELAKVAIEAPTAVTLSSDSGPLGVTLVNGLDQPVEVQVAVSTDGELTLSGASGARTLGPGARSVLRYEASTTQDGVHNVRLAVTSVDGVPLGSSDQLPIRAARVSALIWIVMAVGALVLFGMIGYRLPGQIRARRAELAAAAEAPDEDAPQDEDAPQDETGAGTEAGTEAGSPAVPGRA, encoded by the coding sequence GTGCCCCGCCCCTCGTCGTTCCGTGCTGCCCTGGCGGGGCTCCTGGCGCTCGGATTCGCGATGGTGCCGTCCCTGGCGGGCGCAGGCGGGGCCTCGGCGACGGTGACGGCGGCCGCCCGGGCCACCACCGCCGACCCGCTCGTCGTCCACCTCGACAGCATCACCGCGGTGCTGCCGCGCAAGGGCAGCGTCGACATCAGCGGCACCGTCACCAACGTCAGCGACGAGACCTTCACCCGGATCAACCTGCACGCCTTCTCCTCGGCGACGCCCATCCCCGACTCCCGCCAGCTGGCGGACGCCGCGCTGAGCGATCCCACCATCGCGGTCGGCGAGCGCGTCACGACGCCCGGGACCTTCTACACGGTCGACCAGCTGGCGCCGGGCGAGACCGCCTCGTTCTCCGACTCCGTCCCGGTCGGCCTGCTCCAGGCGACGGGTGACCCCGGCGTCTACTGGATCGGCGTGCACGCGCTCGGCGACAGCACCTCCACCCCGCGCGACGAGATCGCCGACGGCCGGGCGCGGACGTTCATCCCCGCCCGCCCGACGGGCAACCGGACGCAGGAGGCCTCGGTGATGCTCTCCATCCGCAGCCGGGTCTGGTTCAAGGAGGACGGCTCGCTGGCGGGCACCGAGCGCTGGGCGCGCCGGCTCGCCCCCGGGGGCAGCCTCTCCGGCGTGCTCGACATGGCCGACTCGGCCGGCTCGACGCCCTACAGCTTCCTGGTCGACCCGTCCGTGCTGGTGGCGCTGGTGCGGCTCACCCAGGGCAACCCCCCACGCAACATCCTGCCGGACCCGACCGTGGAGGGGCAGGCGCCGTCGCCGACCGCGACGCCCAGCGACGGCGAGACGGCGACCCCCGAGACCCTCACGCCCCAGGCCGAGTCGACCGAGGAGCCCAGCCCCGAGGAGGCCGCGCTGGCCGAGGCGGCGCAGGCGTGGCTCGACCGCTTCCTGCTCACCACCGCCGGTCAGCAGGTGCTGACCCTGCCCTTCGGCGACCTCGACGTGTCGGCCGCGATGCGCAACGACCCGGCCAGGTACGACGAGGCGACCGCGCGGTCCGCGGACGTCATGACCACCCTCGGTGTCCAGTACGTCCCGACGGTCGCGCCGAGCGACGACGTGCTGAGCCCCGAGGCGATCGAGGCCCTGCCCGAGGACACCGTGATCCTGATGGGCGACACCTCGTTCACGGTGCCCCCGGACGGCGACAGCTCGGTGGTGCGGCTGCTCGGGCACAAGGTCATCGTGACCAGCACCGGCGCCGAGTCGGGTGGACCCGGTCCCACCGCGGCGACCGACCCGCTCGCGCTGCGCCAGCGGCTGATCAGCGAGGCCGCCCTCCGCGCGGGCAGTGCCGACCCGGCTCCCCTCGTCGTGACCCTCCCGACCGTGTGGCGCGGCGAGGACGCGGCGTCCTTCTTCGACGACCTCGAGCAGTCGTGGCTCGAGCTGGTGCCGGTGAGCGAGGTCGCCGCCCAGGACCCGACCTTCGTCTCCTCCACCAACCTGGCCTACACGCAGGAGGACCTCGACGCCGAGCTCGAGCCGTCGAGCTTCACGGCGGCGACACGCGCCACCGACGACGCCACGCTCCTCGAGGACGTGCTCAGCCTGCAGACCACCATCGAGCGACAGGTCCGCGACGAGGTGCTGGCCACCCTGTCCGAGCTGCACCGTGCCCGCCCGGTCCTGGCGCGGGCGGCGGCGGACCGGATCTCGGACTCGCTCCGCGCCGAGCTCGCCAAGGTCGCGATCGAGGCGCCCACGGCCGTCACGCTCTCCAGCGACTCGGGCCCGCTCGGCGTCACCCTCGTCAACGGCCTCGACCAGCCGGTCGAGGTGCAGGTCGCGGTCAGCACCGACGGCGAGCTCACCCTCAGCGGCGCCTCCGGCGCCCGCACCCTCGGACCGGGCGCCCGCAGCGTCCTGCGCTACGAGGCGTCGACGACCCAGGACGGCGTCCACAACGTCCGGCTCGCGGTCACCAGCGTCGACGGCGTACCCCTCGGATCGTCGGACCAGCTGCCGATCCGGGCGGCACGGGTCAGCGCCCTCATCTGGATCGTGATGGCCGTGGGTGCGCTCGTGCTGTTCGGGATGATCGGCTACCGCCTGCCCGGCCAGATCCGGGCCCGCCGGGCCGAGCTCGCCGCGGCGGCCGAGGCACCGGACGAGGACGCGCCCCAGGACGAGGACGCACCCCAGGACGAGACCGGAGCCGGCACCGAGGCGGGCACCGAGGCGGGGAGCCCTGCCGTGCCGGGGCGCGCATGA